Below is a window of Pseudarthrobacter equi DNA.
ATGGCACTTGGCGGAAACCCGATCTTCAACGGAAAGAGCTTCCGTGGAGCCACCCAGGCACCGCCTGCCCCGCAGGCCTATGGCGGCGCCCCCTACGGCCAGCAGGCTTACGGCCAGCAGCCGTACGCCCAGGCACCCTACGGCCAGCAGACCTGGAACGCCCAGCCGCAGGGCATGACGGACAACCAGCTCCAGGACATGTACAACCAGCCGTCGGCCGGCCCGGCGGATACCGGCCGGATGACTTTCGATGACGTGATCGTCAAAACGGCGGCCTGCCTCGGCGTTCTCATCCTCGGCGCGGCAGTCACCCTGACCGTCGGCCTGGGGCTCGCGTCGCTGCTCATGATCGTCGGTGCCCTCGGCGGCTTCGTCCTGGCCCTCGTCAACACGTTCAAGAAGCAGCCTTCTCCTGCGCTGATCCTGGCCTACGCCGGCCTTGAGGGGCTCTTCCTTGGCGGCCTGACCCGCATCCTCGATACCCAGTACCCGGGCGTCGGCCTGCAGGCAGTGGTGGGCACACTCTCCGTGTTTGCCGTCACCTTGCTGCTGTTCAAGAGCGGCAAGGTCCGCGCCACCCCCAAGGCCATGCGCTTCTTCATGATCGCCCTTGGCGGTTACGCCCTGTTCTCAGTGGTCAACCTGGTCATGATGCTGACCGGCGTCACCCAGGAGCCCTTCGGCCTGCGCAGCGGCGTGATCGGCGTTGTTATCGGCCTGCTCGCCATCGGCCTCGCAGCCTTCTCGCTGATCATGGACTTCACCAGCATTGAAGCCGGCGTCCGCAGCGGCGCCCCGCAGCGCTTCTCCTGGACCGCGGCCTTCGGCCTGACGGTCACTCTGGCCTGGCTCTACGTGGAGATCATCCGCCTGCTGGCAATCCTCCGCGGCGACGACTAGGGCCGGCGGCGGCACCAGCCGTCGTCCGAATCCTTAAACAGAACAGGCCCACCTTGCGGTGGGCCTGTTCTGTCTTAACGACTTCCCCTTGACCGGCTGGCCCGTGCAGGTTGCTAGGCAATCCGCATGGCGCCGGCCGCGGGGGAGACAGTGAAGATGTCGGGTGCAGCATAGCCAGCCTCAGCGAAAGCGCTGACGACGGCGGCACGCACCTTCTCTTCGGAAGCGACGGGGGTCAGGGCGATCGCCGCACCCCCGAAACCGCCGCCGGTCATCCGCGCCCCGATGGCCCCGCTGGCGCGCGAGGTGTCCACGGCCAGGTCAAGCTCCGGACAGGAGATTTCAAAGTCGTCCCGCATGGATGCGTGGCTGGCATCCAGCAGGGTGCCGATAGCGGCGGGCCCTTCGGCGGCCAGGCGTTCGACCGTCTGGAGCACGCGGTCGTTCTCCGTGACGACGTGGCGCACGCGGCGGAACGTTACTTCGTCCAGCAGCCCGCTGGCTTCCTCAAGGTCACCCACCTGGACGTCGCGCAGCGCCTTGACGCCCATGACCTCGGCGCCGAGTTCGCAGGATGCGCGGCGCGAGGCGTACCCGCCGTCGGCGTGCGAGTGCGAGACCTTGGTGTCGATGACCAGCAGGATCAGCCCCGCGGGTTCCGTTTCGAACGGCACCAGGGTGGCGTTCTGGTCACGGCAATCCAGGAAGACCGCGTGGCCCTTGGCGCCGCGAAGGGAGGCGGACTGGTCCATGATGCCGGTGGGAGCCCCTACGAAGTCGTTCTCGGCGCGCTGCGTGGCCAGGACCATGTCCTCCGCTGCCAGGCCTGCGCCGGTGAGCTCGTTGAGGGCGGTGACCACCGCGCACTCGATCGCGTGCGACGAGGACAGGCCTGCTCCGAGCGGAACATTCGAGTCCAGCAGCAGGTCGATTCCGGGAACCTTAATGCCGCGCTCGCGGAGGGCCCACATCACGCCGAGGGGATACTTGGTCCAGCCCTTGGCGGAGCCCGGCTCCAGGGCGTCGAGCGTGGTGGAAACCATGCCCTGGTCGCCGTACGTTGACAGCAGCCTCACGGTGGAATCCTGGCGGATGCCCACCGCTACCCGGGCAGTCCGGTCGATGGCGAACGGCAGCACGAAGCCCTCGTTGTAGTCAGTGTGCTCACCGATCAGGTTGACCCTGCCGGGTGCCTGCCAGACGCCTGCGGGGGCGGCGCCGAACTCGCGGGTAAAGCGGGCAGCCAGGTCCTGTGTGCCCGGGGCGGCTGAATCGGCGGTGGGGTGGGGTGCGGCGCTCAAGCGGGAACTCCTTGGGACGGAGCGGCCTCGGCGGCCGCGGTGGCAGGTGCCGGAACCGCTGCGCGCAGCCGCTCGGCCACACTTTCCGGGGTGGTGTCGTTGATGAAGGCACCCATGGCTGCCTCGGATCCGGCAAGGTATTTCAGCTTATCCGCAGCGCGCCGGGGTGAGGTCAGCTGAAGGTGGAGGTAGCCGGAGGCGCGGAGTTCGGGCTCCAGCGGTGCCTGGTGCCAGGCAGAGATGTACGGGGTGGGAGTGGGGTACAGGGCATCCAGGCGCTTCAGCAGGTCCAGGTAGACGTGCGCTAGCTCGTCCTTCTCCTCCCCGCTCAAGGCCGCCAGGTCCGGAACGTGGCGATGGGGGACCAGGTGGATTTCAAGCGGCCAGCGGGCGGCGAAGGGGACGTAGGCGCTGAAGTTCTCGCCTTCCATGACCATCCGGCTGCCGTCCTGCCGTTCTGCCTTGAGGAGGGAGCCGGTCAGGGTTTCGCGGCCATCGTGCTTCTCGTAATAGCGCCGTGCGGCCGAACCCAGCACGTCTGCCCGGGGAGTGACGTAGGGGTAGGCGTAGATCTGGCCGTGCGGGTGGTGGAGGGTGACGCCAATATCCGCACCGCGGTTCTCGAACGGAAAGACCTGCTTGATGCCCGCCAGTGAGCTGAGAGCTTCCGTGCGCTGGGCCCAGGCCTCAATCACCGTCCGGGAGCGGGTTTCGCTGAGGGTGCTGAAGGAGCCCGTGTGCTCGGGCGTGAAGGACACCACCTCGCAGCGGCCGTAGGCCGGGCCCTTGGTTCCCCATGCAGCGTTTTCCGGAACCGGACCAAGTGCCGGGCCGAGGGACGGGAATCGGTTCTCGAAGACCACCACGTCATAGTCGGCGGCGGGGATCTCGGACGGGTTGTTGGGTGTTGTGGGGCAGATGGGGCACTGGTCCGCAGGCGGAAGGTGGGTGCGGGCCTGTCGGTGCGCTGCCACTGCCACCCATTCGTCGGTGAGCGCATCGAAGCGGACCTCACCGGGCTCGCCCCGGGGCGGCAGGCCCCGCTGGTCGGTGGCCCCCGTTGCCCGTGCCGCATTGGTGCCCGGGTCATCGAAATAGATCAGCTCCCGGCCGTCGGAGAGTCTGGTGCTGGTGATCGCTGTCATGGAAATATTTTCGCATGTTCAACCAAAAAAGAATAGTTAAGAACAAAAAACAACATTCACTGTTCTGCGCGACTGCTGGCGCCGCGGTACGGTAAGGCGCATGACCCAGTCTTCGTCCCAGGACGCACCCATCAGTCCGCACCTGCGCGCCTTTGCCTCAGGTCGCCAGTACGAACTTCGCCGCGGCGACGCCGTGGCCGTCATTACCGAGCTCGCCGCCGGTCTCCGCTCTTACAGCCGGGGCGGCGTGCTCCTGACCGAAACCTACGGCGACGACGTCATCCCGCCCGGCGGCGCAGGAATCACCCTGGCGCCCTGGGCCAACAGGGTGGAGGACGGCGTCTGGGTCCTTGACGGCAAAAAGCAGCAGCTGGACATCACCGAGGTATCCCGGAACAACGCCAGCCACGGCCTGCTCAGGAATGTGGGTTACACCCTGGTGGACGAGTCGCCCTACTCCGTGTCCCTGGAAGCCACGGTCTTTCCGCAGCACGGGTACCCGTTCCTGGTGCGCCACCGCGTACGGTACGAGCTGGCCGCAGACCTGGGGCTCACGGTCCGCCAGAGCCTGACCAACCATTCTGCAGCAGCTGCACCGTTCGTCCTCGGCGCGCACCCCTACCTGCGGCTGGGAGACACCCCGGCCGAGGAGCTGGTACTGACCGTCCAGGCCGACACCCAGCTCATCGCCGATGAACGGCTGATACCCCGCAGTTCCGCGCCCGTCGACGGCGACACCGACTTCCGCGCCGGCCGCACCATAGGCGGCCTCAGCGTCGACGTCGCACTCACCGGCCTCGGGTATGAGGATGGAAAGGCCCGCCATGTGCTTGCCGGTCCGGACGGCCGCAGCGTAAGCCTCTGGCAGGACGAATCCTGCCAGTACGTCCACGTCTTCGTCAGCACGGTCTACCCCGGCCGGAGCCGCGCGCTCGCCGTAGAGCCGATGACCGGTCCGGCCAACGCCTTCAACTCCGGTGACGGCCTGCGCTGGCTCGAGCCGGGGGAGTCGTTCGCCATGGAGTGGGGAATCGACTACCACGCCGCCACGGGCGGTTAGAGTTTCCTTATGACGCCCAATGCGGACGACGCTACCCAGTCCAGGCCATCTCCAGCCCCCGCCACGGCGGCACCCCTCCGGGTCCTGACGGACCGTGAGCTGGACCGGGACATCCCGTACGGTGTGCGGATTGCCGCATCCTGGTCCTGGCGCCTGGGCCTCATCCTCCTGATGGCCGGCACGCTGATCTGGCTCCTGAGCCACATCACCTTCCTCATCATCCCGGTCATGGTGGCGGCGCTCCTCGCGGGGCTGCTGAGCCCGGTCACGGCCTGGCTGAAGCGGCGCGGGCTGCCCGCCGGCCTTGCCGTCGCCGCCACTGTCCTTGGCTTTATCGCAGTGATCTCCGGTGCGCTGGCCCTGGTCGGCCGGCAGCTGGTGATCGGCTTCGGCGAATTGTGGCAGCAGGCGCTCGAAGGCGTGCGGCAGGTCCAGACGTGGCTCTCCGACGGGCCGCTGCACCTGACGGCGGCCCAGATCGACCAGTACGTCAAGGAGGCCAGCGACGCACTGCAGAACAACAGCAGCAGCATCCTCAGCGGCGCCCTCTCCTTTGGCAGTACCGCCGGACACTTTGCCGCCGGATTGCTCCTCGCCCTGTTCATCCTCATTTTCTTCCTGCTGGAGGGAGACCGGATCTGGGCGTTCCTGGTTCGGCTGCTTCCGCGACGGGCGCGGGCCGCCGCCTTCGGCGCCGGACGCAAGGGCTGGGCCTCCATGGTCAGCTACGCGCGCATCCAGATGTTCGTTGCAGCTGTGGATGCGATCGGCATCGGCGTGGGCGCCGCGATCATCGGTGTACCCCTGGCCCTTCCCCTGGGCGTGCTGGTGTTCCTGGGTTCATTCATCCCGGTGGTGGGTGCCCTGGTGACCGGCGTGATTGCCGTCCTGCTGGCACTGGTTGCCAACGGCCCCGTGAATGCGCTGATCATGCTCGCCATCGTGCTTGCGGTCCAGCAGCTCGAAGGCCACATCCTGCAGCCGCTGGTCATGGGCAAGGCCGTTTCGCTCCACCCGGTAGCCGTCATCCTCAGCGTTGCCGCCGGTTCCTACCTTGCCGGCATCCCGGGTGCACTGTTTTCGGTACCCATCCTGGCCGTAGCAAACTCGGCCATTCGCTACATCGCCGCCAGAACATGGGAACATGAACAGGTGCCGGTGATTGCCGGGAGGCCCCTGACAGCTCCGGCTGGCGGGGACAACACCATTGAAGACGTTGAGCCGCCCAAGGACTTTGGCGGCGAACGCGACACGTCTGACGGCACCACAGCTGAACACCGCGGTGCCCACTCCGCATCCCAGCGGGGCGCCGGGGACGAACCAAGAGGAGAGTAGTACGTGAACATCCTGCAAACCCTTCCCGTCACGCTGGACGATGTCCTTGAGGCGCAGAAGCTGCTTGACGGGATTATTGCGCGCACTCCGGTGGAATCGTCCCGTGCGCTGGGCGCGCAGGTGGGCGGCGAGGTCTACTTCAAATGCGAGAACCTCCAGCGCGCAGGATCCTTCAAGGTCCGCGGCGCCTATGTCCGCATGGCCCGCCTGTCACCCGAAGAAAAGAAACGCGGTGTCGTGGCAGCGTCCGCAGGCAACCACGCACAGGGCGTTGCCGTGGCAGCGAAAAGCCTGGGAATAAAGGCCCGCATCTACATGCCCCTCGGTGTCGCGCTGCCGAAGCTCGCAGCCACCCGCAGCCACGGTGCCGAAGTGATCCTGCACGGCCACAACGTGGACGAGGCATTGGCCGAAGCCCAGCGGTACAGCAACGAAACGGGGACGGTCTTCGTCCACCCCTTCGACAACGTTGATGTGGTGGCAGGCCAGGGCACTGTTGGCCTGGAGATCCTCGAGCAGATCCCCACAGTGGACACCGTCCTGATGGGCGTTGGCGGCGGCGGTCTCCTGGCAGGGGTCGCCGTGGCCATCAAGGCCCGGGCCAAGGAACTCGGCCGGGACATCCGCATCATCGGAGTGCAGGCGGAAAACGCCGCGGCCTACCCTCCCTCCCTCGCAGCCGACGCCCTGGTGCCGCTGAAGAAGGTGTCCACCATGGCTGACGGCATCGCCGTGGGCCGGCCAGGGCAGCTGCCGTTCAGCATCATCCGCGAACTCGTGGACGACGTTGTGACGGTCAGTGAGGATTCGCTGGCCCGCGCGCTGATCTTCCTGCTGGAACGCGCAAAAATGGTGGTGGAGCCCGCCGGTGCCGTCGGCGTAGCAGCCCTCATGGACGGCAAGATCGAAAACCCCGGGACCACCGCCGTCGTACTGTCCGGCGGCAATATCGATCCCATGCTGATGCTCAAGGTGATCCAGCGCGGCCTTTCCGCAGCCGGACGCTACATGACGGTCCGCATGATGCTCGATGACCGTCCCGGCTCGCTGGCAACCATCGCCAGGATCATCGCCGAAAACGATGCCAACGTCACCGGCCTGGACCACACCCGCGTGGGTGGCTCAATCAGCATGGGCGACGTGTCCATCACCGTGAACCTGGAGACCAAGGGCCACCAGCACGGCGAGCAAGTCCTCAGCGCGCTGCGTGCCGAAGGATTCCAGCCCATCGTGGTGCACTAGGAGTACGCGTGGCTGGCCTCATGCGGAACGGGGACTTCCGGGAGCGGCAAACGACGGCGGCGCGCGCCAAGGGCGGGCTGCTCGTCCTGGGCGGGTTTGTGGCACTCCTCTTCGTCATTGAGCTGTTCAACACGCTGACGCTGGGGTCGTTGACGCGCACGTTCGGACTGCGGCCCCGGAGCGCTGATGGGCTCCTGGACATCTTCACGTTTCCGCTGCTGCATGCCAACCTGAACCACCTGCTGTCCAACAGCCTGCCGCTGATCATCTTCGGCTTCCTGGTGTTTCTCTCCGGGCTCCGGGTTTTCCTGACTGCCCTCGGGCTCAGCTGGCTGGGATCGGGAATCACCGTCTGGCTGATCGGCGACGGCGGGATCACCGTAGGGTCCTCAGGCCTGGTCTTCGGACTCTTTGCCTTCCTCCTGGTCCGCGGCTTCTTCAACCGCAGCTGGAAACAGATCCTCCTGGCCGTGGTCCTGTTCATGGGCTACGGCAGCATCCTGTTCGGCATGCTGCCCATCGTGTCCGGCTTCGTTTCCTGGCAGGCCCACCTGGGCGGAGCCGCCGGGGGAGTGGTGGCCGCACTGATCCTCCGCCCGCGTTCGGGCGACGACCGGCAGCGGGACCGCGCAATTCCCCTGTAGCTGCCGCCATACAAGCTGAAAACAACAAAGCGCCTGCCGCCCATGGGGCGGCAGGCGCTTTGGCAGCTACGGAAAACTAGGCCGCGTAAGGCTTCGCGGACAGGATTTCCACCGTGATGTCCTTGCCGTTGGGCGCAACGTAGCTCAGCGTCTCGCCTTCCTTGTGGCCCAGGATGGCAGAGCCCAGGGGGGACTTCTCGCTGAAGACGTCCAGGTCAGAATCGCCGGCAATTTCACGGGATCCGAGCAGGAAGGTCTCTTCGTCCCCGGCAATCCGGGCCACCACGATCATGCCGGGCTCCACAATGCCGTCATCGGCGGGAGATTCACCCACGTGGGCGTCCCGAAGCAACACGGTCAGCTGGCGGATGCGGGCCTCGATCTTGCCCTGCTCTTCCTTGGCAGCGTGGTATCCGCCGTTTTCCTTGAGGTCGCCCTCCTGCCGGGCTGCTTCGATCTTCTGGACGATATCCGCCCGGCCGGGGCCGGAAAGGTGGTCCAGCTCTGCCTTCAGGCGGTCAAAAGCTTCCTGGGTAAGCCAGGCTGCAGCTGCGCTGTTGGTGGTAGACACGGACTTCTCCTCTAAATGGTCCTACATGCAAAAGACCCCGCCACGGTGGCCACTTGTGGAACAGCAACCAGCTCAGCGGGGTGAAGGTATTGGTCCATTGTAGTCAAACCCCTGGATTTATCCCAACGAGCAAGCGGTCCACATCACACCTTCTGGCCGGATCCGTCCGTGGCCCAGCAGCTGTCCACAACGCCGGACACGGACGGCGACTCCGTGCGGACCGTGACCCGCTGGGAAACCGTCCTGCCGCCGTCGGCCGTTCCCTCTGACCCCTCGGGAGCATCGGCGGGAATGTCCACCACCTTCCAGCCAACCACCGCATACTTGGAATCGAGGGCCTTCACGGCGCACTTGACGGCAGTGCCGGGCTCGCGGGTCACCTGGAAGTCCACCTCGGCCACAGTTGCATCCGGCGTGCTGTAACCCACGTCCTTGAAGGTCACCGAGGACAACGAGTTCGACGTGGAGACCCATGCCAGGAAACCGATACCGACGGCGAGGGCCCCGCCCGCGATGGCGCGCTTGACGGCGGGCGTCAGGCTGCGCTTTTGGCCACCATATCGATTGGCTAGGCTAGTGTCTGCGGGCGCGGATGGGGCCGACTGGTCCGGGGAAGTCACCAGACCAGTTTAGTGCCCATCCCGTGGTGGCCAATTGCACCGTCCACGGCGCTGTTTTCCGTCCGCCCGCATACCGCCACAACCCCGCACCGCCACAAACCAAGAAGAATCAGGAGCCGTCCTTCCATGACAGCGTCCAGCACCTCCCCGGCACCGCTTCGGCTGCTCGCAGTGCATGCCCACCCGGATGACGAATCCAGCAAGGGTGCTGCCACGATGGCCATGTACGCTGCCGCCGGCGTAGAGGTCATGGTGGCCACCTGCACCGACGGATCGCGCGGGGACATCCAGAACCCCGCCGTGGAAGGCGAGCCGCATCCCAAGCGGGACATGGCAGGCGCCCGGCGACTGGAGATGGACCGGGCAGCAAAAATCCTTGGCATCCGGCAGCGCTGGCTTGGTTTCGTGGACTCGGGGCTGCCCGAAGGCGACCCCCTTCCGCCCCTTCCTGCTGGTTCCTTCGCCACGCTGCCGCTGCACCATGCCGCGGCGCCCCTGGTGCGGCTGGTCCGGTCCTTTAAACCGCACGTCATCCTCTCCTATGACGAGAACGGTGGCTACCCCCACCCGGACCACATCATGGCGCACAAAGTGGCAGTGGAAGCGTTCGATGCCGCAGGGGACGCCAATAAGTACCCCGAAGCGGGGGAGCCCTGGGAACCCGGCAAGCTGTACTACGACCGTGCCTTCAGCCCGGAACGCTTCCGCGCGCTGCATTTCGCGCTCGAGGAAGCCGGGCTGCAGTCGCCGTATGCGGAACGCCTCGCAGCGTGGCTGGAGTCCGACGCCGAGGGGCACACGCCGCCGCCCGCGACACATGCCACCACCACCCAGGTGGATTGCGGAGACTTTTTCGAGGTGCGCGACGACGCCCTCCGGGCCCACCGCACGCAGGTGGACCCCCTGGGGTTCTTCTTCGCCGTGTCAGCGGACATGCAGCGGCGAACCTGGCCATGGGAGGACTACTCCCTGATCAAGTCCCGGGTCTCCTCCGAGCTGCCCGAGACGGACCTGTTTGCCGGGCTAAGATAGAAACGGCAGCGATTTCTATGCCGCGTAGAAGTTAGCCTCCGGCGCTTCGGGCGCGACATATGTCCGGCTGCAACCCGATCCCTTGAAGGTATTACACGTGCAAAACTTGCTCCTCAGCCTGGCCACCACCCCCACGCCGATGCCCACTCCAACCCTGCGCGACGGGATCACGGAGGACCAGGTAACGCCCGGCTTGCTGGGCTTTATCATGACTGCATTCTTCGTAGTGGCCACGGCGCTGCTCATCGTGGACATGGTCCGCCGGATCCGGCGCGTCCGGTACCGGGCGCAGGTCGAGGAGGAGCGCATCGCAGCTGCTGCCGAAGCGGACATTGTGGCGGAGGAAGCCCGCGAGGATGCTACGGCTCCGCAGGAAGCCCGGGACACCAACGGAAACGGCTTCAGCCAGGGCAACTCCCTGCCGCGGGAGTAGGCGCTTCCCCTCGGACCCTGGCGGGCGTTGCCGTCAGCCCAGGACGGCTATGGCGATGGCCGTGAAATGGGCGGCGAACGCAAAGACCGTGAACGCGTGGAAGAGCTCGTGGAAGCCGAAATGGTTGTAGCTGAAGTTCGGCTTCTTCAGCGCGTAGAACACGGCCCCGGCGATATAGAGCGCGCCGCCCACGCAGATGAGGACAGCTGCTGGAAGGCTCGCCTGGAAAAACTGCGGCAAGTAGAACAGCGCGCCGCATCCCAGCGCAATGTAAATGGGCACGTACAGCCAGCGCGGTGCATCAGTCCACAGGAGCCGAAACAACACCCCCAGGATGGCGCCGGACCAGATGATCCAGAGCAGGAGGACGGCCTGCTGCCGTTCCAGCAGGGTCCAGGCCAGCGGCGTGTAGCTGCCGGCAATGACCAACATGATGTTGGTGTGGTCCAGCCGCTTTAAAACCCGCTTCACCACCGGTGACCAGTTGCCGCGGTGGTACACGGCGCTGACGCCAAACAGCAGCACGCCGGTGGCGGCATAGATGGCCGAGGTGATTTTGCGGTCGGCTGTGGGCGCCAGGACCACCAGGACGATACCCGCGGCCAAGGCAAACGGGGCCGCCACGGTGTGGATCCAGCCGCGCCACTTCGGTTTGATCATCAGCAGCTCAGCCAGCATGACGGCGGCATCGTCAACCGGAGAGTTTCCTGGCGGAGCGGGCTTTTCATCCTCCGGTTGCGGCGTGCGCGGAGCCTCGGAAGAGTCGCTGTTCATGAGTCCAGAATAACCTACGTTCCGGTAAGTTACTCATCGGTAACTGGGTGTTTGCGACCCCGCGCCGGAGCCCCTTCGACCGGCATGCGCCGCCCGGGCGGTAGCCTAGGATGTTCAAGTACGAACAGCGAGGAAGTCAGGTGAGTGGACGCGTGGAGTTGCCCGGGTTCCTCTACGGCTATTACGAGCGGCGGCTGCTCAAGGACCTTTCCCGGGACCGCATCCCGCGGCACATCGGTGTGATGGTGGACGGGAACCGCCGCTGGGCCAAGCAGTTCAATGCACCCACAAGCCAGGGCCACCAAGCGGGCGCGGATAAGATCCATGAGTTCCTGGGCTGGTGCCAGGAGCTCGGCGTCAAAGTGGTGACGCTGTATATGCTGTCCACGGACAACATGAACAGATCCAGTGAGGAACTGGACCTCCTCATGGGCATCATCGCCAACACCCTGGACCGGCTGGACGAGGACGAGAACATTTCCGTCCATGCCATGGGGGCGCCGGAACTGCTTCCCGGTTACCTTGCCGAGCGCCTGAACAAACTGACGGCACGGACGCCTGTCCATGAAAAGATCCATGTCAACGTGGCCGTGGGATACGGCGGCCGCCGCGAAATCGTGGATGCAGTCCGTGAACTTCTGCACGACGCCGTGGCCAAGGGTGCCGACATCAACCAGCTTGCCGATGAACTCAGCGTGGATGACATCTCGCGGTACCTCTACACCCGCGGCCAGCCCGACCCGGACCTGGTCATCCGCACCTCCGGCGAGCAGCGGCTCTCCGGCTTCCTCATGTGGCAGAGCGCCTACAGCGAGTTCTATTTCTGCGAGGCCCTCTGGCCGGCGTTCCGCAAGGTCGACTTCCTG
It encodes the following:
- a CDS encoding isoprenyl transferase, which codes for MELPGFLYGYYERRLLKDLSRDRIPRHIGVMVDGNRRWAKQFNAPTSQGHQAGADKIHEFLGWCQELGVKVVTLYMLSTDNMNRSSEELDLLMGIIANTLDRLDEDENISVHAMGAPELLPGYLAERLNKLTARTPVHEKIHVNVAVGYGGRREIVDAVRELLHDAVAKGADINQLADELSVDDISRYLYTRGQPDPDLVIRTSGEQRLSGFLMWQSAYSEFYFCEALWPAFRKVDFLRALRDYAGRQRRYGS